In Diabrotica undecimpunctata isolate CICGRU chromosome 4, icDiaUnde3, whole genome shotgun sequence, a single genomic region encodes these proteins:
- the LOC140439052 gene encoding xanthine dehydrogenase-like isoform X1 — protein MEQTETITLTVNEKQYTLNTNDVKPGDSLNSYLRDVLHLTGTKRMCFEGGCGTCTVAVEETVDGKSNVYSVMSCLMPLLSCDGKKIHTVEGIGNPIKGYHKIQKTLAENYGTQCGFCTPGMIMNMYALHESGVKTEREIEDSFGGNICRCTGYRPILKAFKELIDKEPIADIEDLKVCPSTGKTCANGCKSKQTKVLELGDSKWVQVNSLKDLLSTLKSITTTNYMLVSGNTAKGIFRSIGSADFYIDIQNVPEISGYSITDKSLTLGGNVNLTQWMHICHENSQKTNYSFLDTIEKHLALVATVQIRNVSSIAGNLMIKYKYNEFQSDVFILLETFKASIITVDVHGKETCTTAQEFLKLDMTKRVIKSIVLHSLADTLKFGSYKIMRRAQNAHALVNAGFLVELNSENVVQSATIVYGSINKDFIHANATEALLKGKTLFNNETLQQVFDSLNKELVCDYTPPDPSPEFRKNLAISLFYKFILKICPEGIVGEKYKSGGTLLDRPISTGTQEYGTIQDEWPLTQPIPKLESLVQCSGEAEYIMDKPLRPNEVFCSFVTAQAPPGSTIVKIDASKALALPGVVAFYDINDIPGSNIFTPTDVTVFSVEEELFCSGKVTYYNQPIGIIVTESSGLTFTAVPLVSVTYEAPTSKPYLDVRDVVNDNVQSRIELQDTQKRLRKGDDVKKVVKGDIYLGPQYHYHMEVHCCKVVPTEDGIDIFPTSQWIDGNQIGAAVVLNLPTNKVNVKVKRLGGAFGGKMFRNSIVSSATALAAYKLKRPATMIMSFQQNMNIIGKRYPTYVTYEVGVNDTGVVQYLDSKVYSDFGLGGNEPLGDMLMDGLRNCYDVSTWQFSAYKVTTDSAPYCYARAPGTLEGVASTEIIFDEIAYAANLDPMDVRLANIIIPQIPKYLEDLKSWTDVEKRKTEIAKFNKENRWKKQGISIVPIEWYLEVAATYSVVVSIFHADGGVAISHAGIEMGQGINTKAAQVCAYKFGIPLDKVSIKPTYSFINPNATATGGSLTSEAICYSVIKACDKLLDRMQPIKDGLEDKSWEKVVAASFAANIQLNATGFYGSEDPMIQKYPIYGICCTTVEVDLLTGNHEILQVDIIEDLGESMSPLVDIGQIEGAFVMGIGYFTTEELIFDKDGQLLTNRTWTYKPPGAKDIPQKFNVKFAENSPNPVGVLKSKAVAEPPMCLTVSVMLALRNALASARQDSDASKALLVPVDGPLTVEKVFLNALNDYNQYVLN, from the exons ATGGAGCAGACGGAAACGATAACGTTAACCGTTAACGAAAAACAATATACAT TAAACACTAATGATGTAAAACCAGGAGACTCTCTGAACTCATACCTTAGAGATGTGTTACACCTTACAGGCACCAAGAGAATGTGCTTTGAAGGAGGCTGCGGAACCTGCACGGTGGCTGTGGAAGAAACAGTGGATGGCAAATCTAATGTTTATTCGGTTATGTCT TGTTTGATGCCACTCTTATCATGCGACGGCAAGAAAATTCACACTGTTGAGGGAATTGGTAATCCTATAAAAGGATACCACAAAATCCAGAAAACACTCGCGGAAAATTATGGTACGCAATGCGGTTTTTGCACACCCGGAATGATAATGAATATGTACGCCCTTCATGAATCTGGTGTTAAAACTGAAAGAGAAATTGAAGATTCTTTCGGAGGAAATATATGCAGGTGTACAGGATATAGACCAATTTTAAAAGCTTTTAAGGAACTAATTG acaAAGAACCTATTGCTGACATAGAAGATTTAAAAGTTTGTCCTAGCACAGGGAAAACGTGCGCCAATGGTTGTAAAAGTAAACAAACTAAAGTTCTCGAACTTGGTGATTCGAAGTGGGTCCAAGTTAATTCTTTGAAAGATCTGTTATCTACGTTAAAAAGTATAACAACTACCAACTACATGTTGGTATCTGGAAATACAGCTAAAG GTATATTCCGCAGTATTGGCAGCGCAGACTTTTATATAGATATTCAGAACGTCCCTGAGATTAGCGGCTACTCCATCACAGATAAATCTCTAACTCTTGGTGGAAATGTAAATCTGACACAGTGGATGCACATATGCCATGAAAATTCCCAAAAGACGAACTATTCATTTTTGGACACTATTGAAAAGCATCTTGCTTTGGTAGCGACAGTGCAAATAAGAAAT GTTAGCAGCATTGCAGGAAACttaatgataaaatataaatacaacgAGTTTCAGTCAGATGTTTTCATCTTACTTGAAACTTTCAAAGCCTCTATTATAACAG TTGATGTTCATGGTAAGGAAACATGTACCACTGCCCAAGAATTTTTGAAACTGGACATGACAAAACGTGTAATAAAATCCATAGTATTGCATTCTTTGGCTGATACCTTAAAATTTGGTTCTTATAAg ATTATGAGAAGGGCACAAAATGCCCACGCTTTGGTAAACGCCGGATTTTTAGTAGAACTGAATAGCGAAAATGTTGTCCAATCGGCTACAATTGTATACGGATCTATTAATAAGGACTTTATACACGCAAATGCTACAGAAGCTCTGTTAAAAGGAAAAACCTTATTTAATAATGAAACTTTACAACAAGTTTTTGACTCGCTAAATAAAGAGCTTGTCTGTGACTATACTCCGCCTGATCCTTCTCCAGAATTTAGAAAAAATCTAGCAATATCATTGTTTTATAAG TTCATTTTGAAAATATGCCCGGAAGGAATTGTAGGGGAAAAGTATAAAAGTGGTGGAACCCTATTGGATCGACCAATCTCAACTGGAACTCAAGAGTATGGTACTATCCAAGACGAATGGCCTTTAACTCAACCCATTCCAAAGCTGGAATCTCTAGTACAATGTTCAG GTGAAGCAGAATACATCATGGACAAACCACTTAGACCAAATGAAGTTTTCTGTTCATTTGTGACAGCACAAGCGCCCCCTGGGTCGACAATTGTTAAAATCGATGCATCCAAAGCTCTA GCTCTTCCTGGAGTTGTAGCATTTTATGACATTAACGATATACCAGGAAGTAACATCTTCACGCCAACAGACGTAACCGTGTTTTCCGTAGAAGAGGAGTTATTCTGTAGCGGAAAAGTCACGTATTACAATCAACCCATTGGAATAATTGTTACAGAATCATCAGGTCTTACCTTTACAGCTGTCCCCTTGGTCAGTGTTACGTATGAGGCTCCTACCAGTAAACCCTACCTGGACGTTAGGGATGTGGTTAACGATAATGTTCAGTCAAGAATTGAATTACAAGATACTCAGAAACGACTCAGAAAAG GTGACGATGTGAAGAAAGTTGTTAAAGGAGACATTTACCTAGGACCACAATACCATTACCATATGGAAGTTCACTGTTGTAAAGTTGTACCAACTGAAGATGGCATCGACATTTTTCCTACTTCACAATGGATCGATGGCAACCAGATCGGAGCTGCAGTTGTTTTGAATTTACCTACAAATAA agtgAATGTAAAAGTCAAACGTCTAGGTGGAGCTTTCGGTGGCAAAATGTTCAGAAATTCCATAGTCTCATCGGCAACTGCTCTAGCCGCATACAAACTTAAGCGACCTGCCACAATGATCATGTCCTTCCAACAAAATATGAACATTATCGGCAAGCGCTATCCTACGTATGTAACGTATGAGGTTGGAGTGAACGATACAGGTGTTGTACAATATTTGGATTCTAAAGTATATTCCGATTTTGGTCTTGGAGGTAACGAGCCATTGGGAGATATGCTGATGGATGGTTTAAGAAACTGTTATGATGTTTCTACTTGGCAATTTTCTGCGTATAAAGTGACGACTGACAGTGCACCATATTGTTACGCAAGAGCTCCAG GAACTTTGGAAGGAGTTGCTTCAACAGAAATTATATTTGATGAAATTGCCTACGCCGCAAATCTGGACCCAATGGATGTAAGGCTAGCCAACATCATTATCCCACAAATTCCCAAGTACTTGGAGGATTTAAAAAGTTGGACTGATGTTGAAAAGAGAAAAACCGAAATTGCTAAATTTAATAAA GAAAACAGGTGGAAGAAACAAGGCATCTCAATAGTTCCAATAGAGTGGTATTTGGAGGTTGCAGCTACTTACTCTGTAGTTGTTTCAATTTTCCACGCTGATGGAGGGGTTGCCATTTCTCATGCAGGTATAGAAATGGGTCAAGGTATTAACACAAAG GCAGCTCAAGTCTGTGCCTATAAATTTGGAATACCACTCGATAAAGTATCTATTAAGCCTACATACAGTTTCATTAATCCGAATGCGACTGCCACAGGAGGTAGCTTAACCAGTGAAGCAATTTGCTAT AGTGTAATAAAAGCTTGTGATAAGCTTCTGGACCGCATGCAGCCTATAAAAGATGGATTGGAGGATAAATCATGGGAAAAGGTAGTTGCCGCTTCATTTGCTGCAAATATTCAATTAAATGCCACAGGATT CTATGGTAGCGAAGACCCTATGATCCAAAAATATCCAATATATGGTATTTGCTGCACAACTGTCGAAGTAGATTTGTTGACAGGCAATCACGAAATACTGCAAGTAGATATTATTGAGGATCTAGGAGAGAGTATGAGCCCGTTAGTAGACATAGGCCAAATTGAAGGAGCATTTGTAATGG gtaTCGGCTACTTCACAACCGAAGAACTTATTTTTGATAAAGATGGTCAACTCTTGACTAACAGAACTTGGACATACAAACCACCTGGTGCCAAAGACATTCCTCAGAAATTTAATGTAAAGTTTGCTGAAAATAGTCCCAATCCAGTGGGAGTTCTCAAGTCTAAAG
- the LOC140439052 gene encoding xanthine dehydrogenase-like isoform X2, with protein MVLLKTITLNVNGQEHTLNTNDVKPGDSLNSYLRDVLHLTGTKRMCFEGGCGTCTVAVEETVDGKSNVYSVMSCLMPLLSCDGKKIHTVEGIGNPIKGYHKIQKTLAENYGTQCGFCTPGMIMNMYALHESGVKTEREIEDSFGGNICRCTGYRPILKAFKELIDKEPIADIEDLKVCPSTGKTCANGCKSKQTKVLELGDSKWVQVNSLKDLLSTLKSITTTNYMLVSGNTAKGIFRSIGSADFYIDIQNVPEISGYSITDKSLTLGGNVNLTQWMHICHENSQKTNYSFLDTIEKHLALVATVQIRNVSSIAGNLMIKYKYNEFQSDVFILLETFKASIITVDVHGKETCTTAQEFLKLDMTKRVIKSIVLHSLADTLKFGSYKIMRRAQNAHALVNAGFLVELNSENVVQSATIVYGSINKDFIHANATEALLKGKTLFNNETLQQVFDSLNKELVCDYTPPDPSPEFRKNLAISLFYKFILKICPEGIVGEKYKSGGTLLDRPISTGTQEYGTIQDEWPLTQPIPKLESLVQCSGEAEYIMDKPLRPNEVFCSFVTAQAPPGSTIVKIDASKALALPGVVAFYDINDIPGSNIFTPTDVTVFSVEEELFCSGKVTYYNQPIGIIVTESSGLTFTAVPLVSVTYEAPTSKPYLDVRDVVNDNVQSRIELQDTQKRLRKGDDVKKVVKGDIYLGPQYHYHMEVHCCKVVPTEDGIDIFPTSQWIDGNQIGAAVVLNLPTNKVNVKVKRLGGAFGGKMFRNSIVSSATALAAYKLKRPATMIMSFQQNMNIIGKRYPTYVTYEVGVNDTGVVQYLDSKVYSDFGLGGNEPLGDMLMDGLRNCYDVSTWQFSAYKVTTDSAPYCYARAPGTLEGVASTEIIFDEIAYAANLDPMDVRLANIIIPQIPKYLEDLKSWTDVEKRKTEIAKFNKENRWKKQGISIVPIEWYLEVAATYSVVVSIFHADGGVAISHAGIEMGQGINTKAAQVCAYKFGIPLDKVSIKPTYSFINPNATATGGSLTSEAICYSVIKACDKLLDRMQPIKDGLEDKSWEKVVAASFAANIQLNATGFYGSEDPMIQKYPIYGICCTTVEVDLLTGNHEILQVDIIEDLGESMSPLVDIGQIEGAFVMGIGYFTTEELIFDKDGQLLTNRTWTYKPPGAKDIPQKFNVKFAENSPNPVGVLKSKAVAEPPMCLTVSVMLALRNALASARQDSDASKALLVPVDGPLTVEKVFLNALNDYNQYVLN; from the exons ATGGTGCTCTTGAAAACTATAACTTTGAATGTTAATGGACAGGAACATACTC TAAACACTAATGATGTAAAACCAGGAGACTCTCTGAACTCATACCTTAGAGATGTGTTACACCTTACAGGCACCAAGAGAATGTGCTTTGAAGGAGGCTGCGGAACCTGCACGGTGGCTGTGGAAGAAACAGTGGATGGCAAATCTAATGTTTATTCGGTTATGTCT TGTTTGATGCCACTCTTATCATGCGACGGCAAGAAAATTCACACTGTTGAGGGAATTGGTAATCCTATAAAAGGATACCACAAAATCCAGAAAACACTCGCGGAAAATTATGGTACGCAATGCGGTTTTTGCACACCCGGAATGATAATGAATATGTACGCCCTTCATGAATCTGGTGTTAAAACTGAAAGAGAAATTGAAGATTCTTTCGGAGGAAATATATGCAGGTGTACAGGATATAGACCAATTTTAAAAGCTTTTAAGGAACTAATTG acaAAGAACCTATTGCTGACATAGAAGATTTAAAAGTTTGTCCTAGCACAGGGAAAACGTGCGCCAATGGTTGTAAAAGTAAACAAACTAAAGTTCTCGAACTTGGTGATTCGAAGTGGGTCCAAGTTAATTCTTTGAAAGATCTGTTATCTACGTTAAAAAGTATAACAACTACCAACTACATGTTGGTATCTGGAAATACAGCTAAAG GTATATTCCGCAGTATTGGCAGCGCAGACTTTTATATAGATATTCAGAACGTCCCTGAGATTAGCGGCTACTCCATCACAGATAAATCTCTAACTCTTGGTGGAAATGTAAATCTGACACAGTGGATGCACATATGCCATGAAAATTCCCAAAAGACGAACTATTCATTTTTGGACACTATTGAAAAGCATCTTGCTTTGGTAGCGACAGTGCAAATAAGAAAT GTTAGCAGCATTGCAGGAAACttaatgataaaatataaatacaacgAGTTTCAGTCAGATGTTTTCATCTTACTTGAAACTTTCAAAGCCTCTATTATAACAG TTGATGTTCATGGTAAGGAAACATGTACCACTGCCCAAGAATTTTTGAAACTGGACATGACAAAACGTGTAATAAAATCCATAGTATTGCATTCTTTGGCTGATACCTTAAAATTTGGTTCTTATAAg ATTATGAGAAGGGCACAAAATGCCCACGCTTTGGTAAACGCCGGATTTTTAGTAGAACTGAATAGCGAAAATGTTGTCCAATCGGCTACAATTGTATACGGATCTATTAATAAGGACTTTATACACGCAAATGCTACAGAAGCTCTGTTAAAAGGAAAAACCTTATTTAATAATGAAACTTTACAACAAGTTTTTGACTCGCTAAATAAAGAGCTTGTCTGTGACTATACTCCGCCTGATCCTTCTCCAGAATTTAGAAAAAATCTAGCAATATCATTGTTTTATAAG TTCATTTTGAAAATATGCCCGGAAGGAATTGTAGGGGAAAAGTATAAAAGTGGTGGAACCCTATTGGATCGACCAATCTCAACTGGAACTCAAGAGTATGGTACTATCCAAGACGAATGGCCTTTAACTCAACCCATTCCAAAGCTGGAATCTCTAGTACAATGTTCAG GTGAAGCAGAATACATCATGGACAAACCACTTAGACCAAATGAAGTTTTCTGTTCATTTGTGACAGCACAAGCGCCCCCTGGGTCGACAATTGTTAAAATCGATGCATCCAAAGCTCTA GCTCTTCCTGGAGTTGTAGCATTTTATGACATTAACGATATACCAGGAAGTAACATCTTCACGCCAACAGACGTAACCGTGTTTTCCGTAGAAGAGGAGTTATTCTGTAGCGGAAAAGTCACGTATTACAATCAACCCATTGGAATAATTGTTACAGAATCATCAGGTCTTACCTTTACAGCTGTCCCCTTGGTCAGTGTTACGTATGAGGCTCCTACCAGTAAACCCTACCTGGACGTTAGGGATGTGGTTAACGATAATGTTCAGTCAAGAATTGAATTACAAGATACTCAGAAACGACTCAGAAAAG GTGACGATGTGAAGAAAGTTGTTAAAGGAGACATTTACCTAGGACCACAATACCATTACCATATGGAAGTTCACTGTTGTAAAGTTGTACCAACTGAAGATGGCATCGACATTTTTCCTACTTCACAATGGATCGATGGCAACCAGATCGGAGCTGCAGTTGTTTTGAATTTACCTACAAATAA agtgAATGTAAAAGTCAAACGTCTAGGTGGAGCTTTCGGTGGCAAAATGTTCAGAAATTCCATAGTCTCATCGGCAACTGCTCTAGCCGCATACAAACTTAAGCGACCTGCCACAATGATCATGTCCTTCCAACAAAATATGAACATTATCGGCAAGCGCTATCCTACGTATGTAACGTATGAGGTTGGAGTGAACGATACAGGTGTTGTACAATATTTGGATTCTAAAGTATATTCCGATTTTGGTCTTGGAGGTAACGAGCCATTGGGAGATATGCTGATGGATGGTTTAAGAAACTGTTATGATGTTTCTACTTGGCAATTTTCTGCGTATAAAGTGACGACTGACAGTGCACCATATTGTTACGCAAGAGCTCCAG GAACTTTGGAAGGAGTTGCTTCAACAGAAATTATATTTGATGAAATTGCCTACGCCGCAAATCTGGACCCAATGGATGTAAGGCTAGCCAACATCATTATCCCACAAATTCCCAAGTACTTGGAGGATTTAAAAAGTTGGACTGATGTTGAAAAGAGAAAAACCGAAATTGCTAAATTTAATAAA GAAAACAGGTGGAAGAAACAAGGCATCTCAATAGTTCCAATAGAGTGGTATTTGGAGGTTGCAGCTACTTACTCTGTAGTTGTTTCAATTTTCCACGCTGATGGAGGGGTTGCCATTTCTCATGCAGGTATAGAAATGGGTCAAGGTATTAACACAAAG GCAGCTCAAGTCTGTGCCTATAAATTTGGAATACCACTCGATAAAGTATCTATTAAGCCTACATACAGTTTCATTAATCCGAATGCGACTGCCACAGGAGGTAGCTTAACCAGTGAAGCAATTTGCTAT AGTGTAATAAAAGCTTGTGATAAGCTTCTGGACCGCATGCAGCCTATAAAAGATGGATTGGAGGATAAATCATGGGAAAAGGTAGTTGCCGCTTCATTTGCTGCAAATATTCAATTAAATGCCACAGGATT CTATGGTAGCGAAGACCCTATGATCCAAAAATATCCAATATATGGTATTTGCTGCACAACTGTCGAAGTAGATTTGTTGACAGGCAATCACGAAATACTGCAAGTAGATATTATTGAGGATCTAGGAGAGAGTATGAGCCCGTTAGTAGACATAGGCCAAATTGAAGGAGCATTTGTAATGG gtaTCGGCTACTTCACAACCGAAGAACTTATTTTTGATAAAGATGGTCAACTCTTGACTAACAGAACTTGGACATACAAACCACCTGGTGCCAAAGACATTCCTCAGAAATTTAATGTAAAGTTTGCTGAAAATAGTCCCAATCCAGTGGGAGTTCTCAAGTCTAAAG